In Moorena sp. SIOASIH, the following proteins share a genomic window:
- a CDS encoding RNA-guided endonuclease TnpB family protein — protein sequence MKHKAVKVRIYPTQEQVQVLAQHFGCARWWWNYALNQCIETYKETGFGLKQSALNSMLPKLKKQKETEWLKDCYSQVLQSVSLNLSRAYQNFFEGRAKYPRFKSYHHRQSIQYPQNVKQVGDCLKFPGKLGIVKAVIHRPLDGGIKTVTVSRDPSGKYYASVLMEYESVGAAVPMELNAKVFTEGKVVGIDLGIKDFAITYDGNKTSKFSNPKHLAKSEKKLAKKQRIAARKKKGSSGRKKARKIVAKVYEHIGNVRQDYLHKLSRKIVDDNQVVVVENLNVKGMVRNHKLAKAISDLSWGTFVNFLSYKCEKERKVLVEIDRWFPSSKTCSNCHYRIKELPLDIRAWICPSCGTHHDRDGNAAKNIRAEGIRMLSSSGTGEVNASGEEVRPRRGRPSKLRHSSVKLEAPTST from the coding sequence GTGAAACATAAAGCCGTCAAAGTTAGAATCTATCCCACACAAGAGCAAGTCCAAGTATTAGCTCAGCATTTTGGATGTGCTCGTTGGTGGTGGAACTATGCCTTAAATCAGTGTATAGAAACTTACAAAGAAACAGGTTTTGGGCTAAAACAATCTGCACTCAACTCCATGCTGCCAAAACTCAAAAAGCAAAAAGAGACTGAATGGCTAAAAGATTGTTATTCTCAGGTTTTACAATCTGTGAGTCTAAATCTTAGTCGTGCATATCAAAATTTCTTTGAGGGCAGAGCCAAATATCCTAGATTCAAGTCATACCATCATCGTCAATCAATTCAGTACCCCCAAAATGTAAAACAAGTTGGGGACTGTTTAAAGTTCCCAGGAAAACTGGGCATTGTCAAAGCAGTAATTCATCGCCCATTAGATGGGGGAATAAAAACTGTAACAGTCAGTAGAGACCCATCTGGGAAGTATTACGCTTCAGTATTGATGGAGTATGAGTCTGTTGGCGCAGCCGTTCCTATGGAACTAAACGCCAAAGTATTTACAGAGGGAAAGGTTGTTGGTATTGATCTAGGAATCAAGGATTTTGCGATCACTTACGACGGCAACAAGACTTCTAAATTCAGCAATCCTAAACATTTAGCAAAATCCGAAAAGAAGTTAGCCAAAAAACAACGCATCGCTGCCAGAAAAAAGAAAGGCAGCAGTGGGCGTAAAAAGGCGCGTAAAATTGTAGCTAAGGTATATGAACATATCGGAAATGTCCGCCAAGACTACTTACATAAACTATCCAGAAAAATAGTTGATGACAACCAAGTAGTAGTAGTTGAGAACCTGAATGTCAAGGGCATGGTTCGTAACCATAAATTAGCTAAGGCAATATCTGATCTAAGCTGGGGAACTTTTGTAAACTTCCTGTCTTATAAATGTGAAAAAGAGAGAAAAGTACTGGTTGAGATAGACCGATGGTTCCCTAGTTCCAAGACATGTTCTAATTGTCATTACCGAATAAAAGAGTTGCCACTAGATATAAGGGCTTGGATTTGCCCAAGTTGTGGGACTCATCATGATAGGGACGGTAATGCAGCAAAAAATATCAGAGCAGAAGGTATCAGAATGCTATCCTCCTCTGGGACGGGGGAGGTCAACGCCAGTGGAGAAGAAGTAAGACCAAGACGTGGACGCCCGTCCAAGTTAAGGCATTCTTCCGTGAAACTGGAAGCCCCAACCTCTACGTAG
- a CDS encoding DUF3086 domain-containing protein: MNSEDPQNPEQEQDKNQAVKGLYNSQESNLPNQDRATPRDNSQAPDLPPISLTLSDHDKAKATQSSEPLQEDKVSQIKLGQSSDQAKKMASLAQTVAELEQKEQELRQRIANLQNHEQSLVSKELGTTQAVVERMILEGLTELEQRKQKLQISIEQLERRRERIREEMRTSFAGVSQELAIRVQGFKDYLVGSLQDLAAAAEQLELSQPPTETPRPALEEPPPPPTRGNPQFAEQAFKDEVRQIRQLLDQYRKMPDYYGPPWQLRRTFEPIHAEKVSQWFFSQGGRGALQTMGSRLQNVLIASAVISVLRTLYDNRLRTLVLANTPERLGEWRRGLQDCLGISRSDFGPERGVVLFEDPIALVQKAERLIKRDQLALIIVDETEDKISLSLLQFPLWLAFAPDPRQMYTYDDY; the protein is encoded by the coding sequence ATGAATTCCGAAGACCCACAAAACCCAGAACAAGAGCAAGATAAAAACCAAGCAGTTAAGGGATTATATAATTCACAGGAGTCAAATTTGCCAAATCAGGATAGGGCTACTCCTAGGGATAACTCTCAAGCTCCCGACCTTCCTCCCATTTCTCTGACCCTATCAGACCATGACAAAGCTAAAGCCACACAGTCAAGTGAGCCGCTGCAGGAGGATAAAGTCAGTCAAATTAAACTAGGGCAGTCTTCAGATCAAGCCAAAAAAATGGCTAGCTTAGCTCAAACTGTGGCTGAACTTGAGCAAAAAGAACAGGAGTTGAGACAGAGAATTGCCAATCTGCAAAACCATGAACAGTCACTGGTTTCAAAGGAATTGGGAACCACCCAAGCAGTTGTGGAGCGGATGATACTTGAAGGTCTGACCGAACTGGAGCAACGCAAGCAAAAGTTGCAAATTTCTATTGAGCAACTAGAACGCCGCCGGGAACGCATTCGTGAAGAAATGCGCACCAGTTTTGCCGGTGTATCTCAAGAGCTAGCCATTCGGGTTCAAGGCTTTAAAGATTATTTGGTTGGCTCCTTACAAGACCTAGCTGCTGCTGCAGAACAACTGGAACTCTCCCAGCCGCCAACCGAAACACCACGGCCAGCATTAGAAGAACCCCCACCACCCCCCACCAGAGGCAACCCACAATTTGCCGAACAAGCCTTTAAAGACGAAGTCCGACAGATTCGTCAGCTGTTGGATCAATATCGCAAAATGCCAGATTATTATGGTCCTCCCTGGCAACTGCGTCGTACCTTTGAGCCAATTCACGCTGAAAAAGTATCTCAGTGGTTTTTTTCCCAAGGTGGTCGTGGTGCGCTGCAAACTATGGGGAGCCGCTTACAAAATGTTTTGATTGCCTCAGCGGTTATATCGGTGTTGCGGACACTATACGACAATCGGCTACGTACCCTTGTACTTGCCAACACCCCAGAACGACTGGGAGAATGGCGCAGAGGATTACAGGACTGCCTAGGAATCTCCCGTAGTGATTTTGGTCCAGAACGGGGAGTTGTTCTATTTGAAGATCCAATAGCCCTGGTTCAAAAAGCGGAACGACTGATCAAGCGGGATCAGTTAGCCTTAATCATTGTTGACGAAACCGAAGATAAAATCAGTCTCTCATTATTGCAATTTCCCCTATGGTTGGCTTTTGCACCTGATCCTCGGCAGATGTATACCTATGACGATTATTGA
- a CDS encoding spermidine/putrescine ABC transporter substrate-binding protein, whose protein sequence is MLSKDRQSLLKRPTRRNFLQLATVATLSGLTLSGCGWTLAEVRPTPPSPGDRNKLFIYTWTNYTDDELLDRFTETSGIKAVVDVFDSNEAMLARLQASGGGAYSIIYPSDYMVRKMVELDMLLKLDFERIIGMNRLFPKFLNPIYDPNNLHSIPLSWGTTGLIYNSKKLSTVPEDWSYLWQYKDKLSRRMTLLNDVREVMGATLKMLGYSYNSTNPQEIKKAYETLVELKPSIASFSSDAWRSQILSGDLWVAMCYSSDAAEIMAENPDLQYVLPKSGSSLWTDTLAIPKTAPNLEGAYAWINFMLEADVAAQICERLSFATPNQKAFKLLSREIQEDPSLFPEQSALELCEGVAPVDEVSEVYDRYWTQLTSG, encoded by the coding sequence GTGCTTTCTAAGGATCGACAATCATTACTAAAACGCCCTACAAGGCGCAACTTTTTACAGCTAGCCACGGTCGCTACCCTATCAGGTCTAACCTTGTCTGGATGTGGCTGGACTCTAGCTGAGGTCAGACCAACACCTCCTTCACCAGGTGACAGAAATAAACTATTTATCTACACTTGGACTAACTATACCGATGATGAGCTACTAGACCGCTTTACCGAAACAAGTGGAATCAAAGCTGTAGTCGATGTCTTTGATTCCAACGAAGCTATGCTTGCTCGACTTCAGGCTTCTGGGGGCGGAGCCTATAGCATTATCTACCCGTCTGACTACATGGTGCGGAAGATGGTGGAGTTGGATATGTTGCTGAAACTGGACTTTGAACGCATCATCGGAATGAATCGACTGTTTCCTAAGTTCCTCAATCCCATATATGACCCCAACAATTTGCACAGTATTCCTCTGAGCTGGGGAACAACGGGTTTGATTTACAACTCCAAAAAACTATCTACGGTACCGGAGGATTGGAGCTATCTTTGGCAATATAAAGATAAATTATCGAGACGGATGACTTTGCTCAACGATGTGCGAGAAGTGATGGGTGCCACCTTGAAAATGTTGGGTTACTCGTACAACTCTACCAATCCACAGGAGATCAAGAAGGCCTATGAAACGTTGGTGGAGTTAAAACCAAGTATTGCTTCATTTTCTTCTGATGCTTGGCGATCGCAAATCCTGAGTGGGGATTTATGGGTTGCGATGTGTTACTCCTCCGATGCTGCTGAAATCATGGCAGAAAACCCAGATTTGCAGTATGTGCTACCGAAAAGCGGTTCTTCCTTGTGGACCGATACCTTGGCAATTCCCAAAACAGCTCCCAATCTTGAGGGTGCCTACGCTTGGATTAACTTTATGTTAGAAGCAGATGTTGCTGCTCAAATTTGTGAACGGTTGAGCTTCGCCACACCAAACCAAAAAGCCTTTAAGCTATTGTCCCGTGAAATCCAAGAGGATCCAAGTTTGTTTCCAGAACAATCAGCCTTAGAACTTTGTGAAGGTGTTGCACCTGTTGACGAGGTTAGCGAAGTTTATGACCGCTACTGGACTCAGTTGACCAGTGGTTAG
- a CDS encoding ABC transporter ATP-binding protein: protein MFQTTVKEPRPTTTTTAKLDVELRKVFKVFDTETVVRGVDLTIRRGEFFSILGPSGCGKTTTLRLVAGFEMPSAGEVMIQGRSMNHIPPHRRPVNTVFQSYALFNHLSVSENIAFGLRLKKLPPLEVEERVKAALKQVKLEGLANRYPPQLSGGQQQRVALARALVNRPAVLLLDEPLGALDFKLRKQMQVELSNLHQDLGLTFVMVTHDQEEAMSLSDRIAVMRAGKIEQVGSPREIYENPRTTFVADFIGDTNLFKGRLQRSDANTLEITTKTGIKIVVESPSVREVLDNSNAQDIVVGVRPEKIRLSLSPPTTTMNCFEGRLKHAMYLGTHIQCVVELLSGDCLRVILANTNNKLPDPHTTIYARWAPTDCRVLEE from the coding sequence ATGTTTCAAACGACTGTTAAAGAACCACGTCCGACTACTACGACTACAGCTAAACTTGATGTTGAACTCCGGAAGGTTTTTAAAGTGTTCGACACCGAGACTGTTGTTCGTGGTGTTGACTTAACTATCCGTCGAGGAGAATTTTTTAGCATTCTTGGTCCGTCTGGCTGTGGCAAGACTACAACCTTGCGTTTAGTAGCGGGATTTGAGATGCCTTCAGCTGGGGAGGTAATGATTCAGGGACGCTCGATGAATCATATTCCACCACACCGCCGACCTGTCAATACTGTCTTTCAAAGTTATGCTCTATTCAATCACCTGAGTGTATCGGAAAATATTGCCTTCGGTCTACGGCTAAAAAAGCTACCCCCATTGGAGGTTGAGGAACGAGTCAAAGCAGCCCTCAAACAAGTGAAACTGGAGGGATTGGCGAATCGGTATCCCCCTCAATTGTCTGGGGGTCAACAGCAACGAGTGGCATTAGCCCGAGCATTAGTTAATCGACCAGCGGTGCTGTTGTTGGATGAACCTTTGGGAGCGCTAGATTTCAAGCTGCGCAAACAGATGCAGGTGGAACTGTCAAATCTCCATCAAGACCTGGGGTTAACCTTTGTGATGGTGACCCACGACCAAGAAGAAGCTATGAGTCTTTCTGACCGTATCGCTGTGATGCGTGCAGGTAAAATTGAGCAAGTTGGTTCCCCCAGAGAAATCTATGAAAATCCTCGGACAACCTTTGTGGCGGACTTTATCGGTGATACCAATTTATTTAAAGGTCGTCTGCAACGGTCCGATGCCAACACACTCGAAATTACCACCAAGACTGGTATAAAGATTGTGGTTGAGTCTCCATCCGTTAGAGAAGTCCTGGATAATTCTAATGCTCAGGATATTGTAGTAGGTGTACGACCAGAGAAAATTCGCCTGAGTCTTTCCCCCCCAACTACTACAATGAATTGCTTTGAAGGACGTCTCAAACACGCGATGTACCTGGGTACTCATATTCAATGTGTGGTGGAGTTACTCAGTGGCGACTGTCTTAGAGTCATACTTGCCAACACCAATAACAAGTTACCAGACCCTCACACGACAATTTATGCTCGTTGGGCACCCACGGATTGTCGAGTGTTGGAGGAATAA
- a CDS encoding CBASS cGAMP-activated phospholipase, with the protein MTFRILSLDGGGIRGVIAAVILAELEKDINQPLNKYFDLIAGTSTGSILAAGIATGIPSREMIRLYEQKGERIFRYTSRFSLKRLKVILKYGLSAPKHSNQGLIEVMKEQFGTTKLSDIYDSPRLLITAYDTMSRMPIIFKSWREDKDYFHVPLWEACVCSASAPTYFPAHQLKTQSKTYSAIDGGVGANNPSSCALAEAIRLNHSLEEISIISIGTGESNRSIPWEKAKGWGLGQWGWQGRLIEVLFDAPSDIHRYITKELMGSLESEDATVSRYLRLQPQITNDTMDDATRSNIAKLKRVAKNYAWQNQGLFQNFLKIH; encoded by the coding sequence ATGACTTTTCGCATACTCAGCTTAGATGGCGGTGGTATTCGGGGCGTTATCGCAGCAGTAATCTTGGCGGAATTGGAGAAAGATATTAACCAGCCCCTCAACAAGTATTTTGATTTAATTGCAGGTACCTCCACTGGTTCAATCTTGGCTGCCGGGATTGCCACTGGCATCCCCAGTCGGGAGATGATTAGACTTTATGAACAGAAAGGGGAAAGGATTTTCCGCTACACCAGCCGTTTTTCACTAAAGCGGCTGAAGGTTATCCTTAAGTATGGTCTTTCTGCTCCTAAACACTCCAATCAGGGGTTAATTGAGGTGATGAAAGAACAGTTTGGAACGACCAAGCTGTCGGATATCTACGATTCACCTCGGCTGTTGATCACAGCCTACGACACTATGAGTCGCATGCCGATTATCTTTAAAAGCTGGCGTGAAGACAAAGATTATTTCCATGTTCCCTTGTGGGAAGCCTGTGTCTGTTCCGCATCTGCCCCCACCTATTTTCCAGCCCATCAACTCAAGACTCAAAGCAAGACTTACTCAGCGATTGATGGTGGAGTTGGGGCGAATAATCCCTCAAGCTGTGCATTAGCTGAAGCGATCCGGTTAAATCATTCCCTTGAGGAAATTTCTATAATCTCGATTGGCACAGGAGAATCCAACCGCTCCATTCCTTGGGAAAAAGCTAAAGGCTGGGGATTGGGACAATGGGGATGGCAAGGACGATTGATTGAAGTGCTATTTGATGCTCCTTCTGACATTCACCGGTATATTACCAAAGAGTTGATGGGTAGCTTAGAATCCGAGGATGCAACAGTTTCTCGTTACCTGCGTCTACAACCGCAAATCACTAATGACACAATGGATGATGCGACTCGGAGCAATATTGCCAAGTTAAAGCGTGTTGCCAAGAATTACGCCTGGCAAAACCAAGGTTTGTTCCAGAACTTCCTGAAAATCCATTGA
- the mrdA gene encoding penicillin-binding protein 2 — translation MTLIQPSLSPFAVYRSNSRTVGRKYQSVVIMVLISLFLLGGIGSRLAYLQLVQGERNQQLAENNRIRLIPKPPIRGNIFDRKGRVLASYRLSHSVFVWPMVLRQEQWPQTRKRLSQILKIPDAEIQKRLEQAGYNSPYLLRIARGVTPAQVTALAEYSNELQGIEVDIDALRYYPHGQLSAHVLGYTGELDYEELQRRKPDGYRLGDVVGKMGVEKSYEHLLRGEWGGQQVEVDGAGRVVRVLGQKQAKAGKPIHITIDIDVQKAAEAALGDRKGAVVAIDPNTGAVLAMVSRPTFDPNIFSTRITSETWRKLQGRGNPFINRAMRGFPPASTFKVVTASAGMESGRYSPKTVLQTYPYLYVGGHAFGEWNRAGFGPMGFVGAMAWSSNTFFGQIGRGVGGKTLIEWARRYGFGEKTGIELSGESSGLIVDDAWKRKNYNWGWTVGDTINMSIGQGFTLGTPLQSSVMFSAVANGGYRVKPHLLKNNQDAIKGRVSINMKPSTIQTLRRGLRAVVTGGTGAALRVPELPPAAGKSGTAEAPPGKAHAWFGGFAPYDKPEIAVVAFVEHSGGGGGSVAGPIVRQVMEAYFKHK, via the coding sequence ATGACATTAATTCAGCCTTCTTTATCTCCATTTGCAGTATATCGATCTAATTCCCGCACTGTCGGACGCAAATACCAATCCGTAGTGATTATGGTACTGATTAGCCTATTCTTGCTGGGGGGAATTGGTTCCCGTTTAGCGTATTTACAGCTAGTTCAAGGGGAACGCAACCAACAGCTGGCAGAAAATAACCGGATTCGTCTGATTCCCAAGCCCCCTATACGGGGCAATATTTTTGACCGTAAGGGAAGAGTATTAGCTAGCTATCGGTTGTCTCACTCGGTCTTTGTGTGGCCGATGGTTCTTAGGCAGGAGCAATGGCCCCAAACTCGCAAACGCCTGTCCCAAATTTTGAAGATACCAGACGCTGAGATTCAAAAGCGTCTGGAACAAGCGGGCTATAACTCTCCTTACCTACTTCGGATTGCCCGTGGTGTTACTCCCGCTCAAGTTACTGCCTTGGCTGAGTACAGCAATGAATTACAGGGGATAGAGGTGGATATTGATGCCTTGCGGTACTATCCCCATGGACAGCTATCGGCTCACGTTCTAGGTTATACTGGAGAGTTGGACTATGAAGAGCTGCAACGGCGTAAACCTGACGGCTACCGCCTCGGTGATGTGGTTGGCAAAATGGGGGTGGAGAAGTCCTATGAGCATCTGCTACGGGGAGAATGGGGCGGTCAGCAAGTAGAAGTTGATGGTGCTGGACGAGTCGTCAGGGTTCTGGGTCAGAAACAGGCAAAAGCGGGTAAACCTATCCATATAACCATCGATATAGACGTGCAGAAGGCAGCCGAGGCAGCATTAGGCGATCGCAAAGGGGCAGTCGTGGCTATAGACCCCAACACCGGTGCTGTCCTCGCAATGGTTTCTCGTCCAACCTTTGACCCGAATATTTTCTCGACTCGCATCACCTCAGAAACCTGGCGAAAGCTACAAGGCAGAGGGAATCCGTTTATCAACCGGGCAATGCGAGGGTTTCCTCCAGCCAGTACATTTAAGGTGGTCACGGCTTCGGCGGGTATGGAATCTGGTCGGTATTCTCCCAAAACTGTTTTACAGACTTATCCTTACCTGTATGTCGGTGGTCATGCCTTTGGGGAGTGGAACCGAGCCGGATTTGGTCCAATGGGATTTGTTGGTGCTATGGCTTGGAGCAGTAACACCTTCTTTGGTCAAATCGGTCGAGGGGTTGGGGGGAAAACCCTGATTGAATGGGCTCGTAGATATGGCTTTGGTGAAAAAACTGGTATTGAGTTATCTGGCGAATCCAGTGGTTTGATAGTGGATGATGCCTGGAAGCGGAAAAACTACAATTGGGGATGGACCGTTGGAGATACCATAAATATGTCTATTGGTCAAGGGTTTACCCTAGGAACACCCTTACAATCCTCGGTGATGTTTTCTGCAGTTGCCAATGGCGGCTATCGGGTTAAACCCCACTTGCTCAAGAACAATCAGGATGCTATAAAAGGGCGAGTGTCCATCAATATGAAGCCATCAACGATTCAGACCCTGCGCCGAGGATTGCGAGCTGTGGTGACTGGGGGAACAGGAGCGGCATTGAGGGTGCCAGAGTTGCCTCCTGCCGCTGGTAAGAGTGGAACAGCAGAGGCTCCTCCTGGGAAAGCTCATGCTTGGTTTGGTGGTTTTGCCCCCTATGATAAACCCGAGATTGCGGTTGTTGCTTTTGTGGAACATTCCGGCGGCGGTGGAGGTTCAGTGGCAGGACCAATTGTGCGCCAGGTGATGGAGGCTTATTTTAAACATAAATAG
- the ispE gene encoding 4-(cytidine 5'-diphospho)-2-C-methyl-D-erythritol kinase, translated as MHSYSLNAPAKINLYLEIIGDAGDGYHELAMILQSIELADQIDIRAIGTQEIKVHCHHPQVPTDESNLAYKAAALMWEEFPEYFANLGGVEITIHKRIPVAAGLAGGSTDAAAVLVGIDMLWQLGLTHPELEQLAAQLGSDVPFCLAGGTALALGRGERLSALPGLDSLYVVLGKYRSLMVSTAWAYQTYRAQFGETYIREPEDLESRANRFHSGSMVKAILNKDGGQIGSLLRNDLEKVVLPNHPQVLQLREAFENSGAIGTMMSGSGPTVFALCESQEQAQEIQQKVSIKITDPDLEFWVTKLSSQGIQIMSTP; from the coding sequence ATGCATTCATACTCCCTAAATGCCCCAGCTAAAATCAATCTGTATTTGGAAATCATCGGTGATGCGGGTGATGGTTATCACGAACTCGCAATGATTCTCCAAAGCATCGAATTAGCTGATCAAATCGACATCCGTGCCATTGGTACACAGGAGATTAAAGTCCACTGTCATCATCCCCAAGTCCCAACGGATGAAAGCAACCTCGCTTATAAAGCAGCTGCCTTGATGTGGGAGGAGTTTCCTGAGTACTTTGCTAACTTGGGCGGTGTAGAAATTACTATCCACAAGCGAATTCCTGTAGCCGCTGGACTAGCTGGTGGTTCAACGGATGCAGCGGCTGTGTTAGTAGGAATCGATATGTTGTGGCAATTGGGACTAACCCACCCGGAATTAGAACAATTGGCAGCACAGCTTGGATCGGATGTGCCGTTTTGCCTTGCTGGTGGCACCGCTCTAGCTCTGGGCAGAGGTGAGCGGTTGTCTGCCCTACCGGGACTGGATTCTCTATATGTCGTGTTGGGGAAATACCGCAGTCTGATGGTTTCTACTGCTTGGGCTTATCAGACTTATCGGGCTCAGTTTGGGGAAACCTATATCCGGGAGCCTGAGGACTTAGAATCCCGTGCTAATCGTTTTCATAGTGGTTCAATGGTTAAGGCAATCCTTAATAAGGATGGGGGACAGATTGGTTCACTACTGCGCAATGATTTAGAGAAAGTGGTGTTACCCAATCACCCCCAAGTCTTGCAACTACGGGAAGCCTTTGAGAATAGCGGTGCCATAGGAACCATGATGTCTGGTTCAGGTCCGACGGTATTTGCCCTGTGCGAGTCCCAAGAGCAAGCCCAGGAAATTCAACAGAAAGTAAGCATTAAGATTACTGACCCAGATTTAGAGTTTTGGGTGACCAAGTTATCGAGTCAGGGGATTCAGATCATGTCAACACCTTGA
- the folB gene encoding dihydroneopterin aldolase, protein MDCIKLSNIRCYGYTGYLPEEQTLGQWFEVDLTMWLDLSPAGESDDLSDTMDYRQTIDTVKHLVKTSKCALIEKLAVQIANAILEFDQVEQVQVQLSKPGAPIPDFGGKITLEVTRTRHNR, encoded by the coding sequence ATGGACTGTATTAAACTGAGCAATATTCGCTGCTACGGCTACACTGGCTACCTACCCGAAGAACAGACCCTAGGACAGTGGTTTGAAGTAGACCTGACCATGTGGCTAGATCTAAGCCCTGCGGGAGAAAGTGATGACCTTAGCGATACCATGGATTATCGGCAAACTATTGATACTGTAAAGCATTTGGTTAAAACCTCAAAATGTGCCCTGATCGAAAAATTGGCAGTTCAAATTGCTAATGCGATCCTAGAATTCGATCAGGTGGAGCAAGTCCAGGTGCAGTTAAGCAAACCTGGTGCCCCCATTCCAGATTTTGGAGGTAAGATCACCCTGGAAGTGACTAGAACCCGTCACAATAGGTAG
- the rsmA gene encoding 16S rRNA (adenine(1518)-N(6)/adenine(1519)-N(6))-dimethyltransferase RsmA, with the protein MTLKARKKFAQHWLRSEEALNQIVTAANLQKSDRILEIGPGTGILTQRLLPFVQSVVAVEIDRDLCRFLVKKLGKIDNFLLLQGDFLSLDLDTLLANFSNFQKPNKVVANIPYNITGPILEKLLGTITEPAVPGFDLIVLLVQKEVAQRLYAKPSSRAFGALSVRVQYLAKCELICDVPGSAFSPPPKVDSAVVRLHPSLAEPPASDPRCLETLLKLGFASKRKMLRNNLKSVIERDRITQLLEQLEISPQARAEDLSVAQWIALANQITIKNAFILPKCPS; encoded by the coding sequence ATGACGTTAAAAGCTCGTAAAAAATTTGCTCAACATTGGCTGCGTAGCGAAGAGGCACTGAACCAAATCGTGACAGCCGCTAATTTACAAAAAAGCGATCGCATTCTAGAAATTGGTCCGGGTACTGGCATTCTTACCCAGCGGTTACTGCCTTTTGTTCAGTCTGTAGTGGCGGTAGAAATTGATCGAGACTTGTGCCGATTTTTAGTTAAAAAACTCGGTAAGATAGATAACTTTTTACTGCTGCAAGGGGACTTTTTATCCTTAGACTTAGATACATTGTTAGCTAACTTTTCCAATTTCCAAAAACCTAATAAAGTTGTTGCCAATATCCCCTATAATATTACCGGTCCGATTCTAGAAAAGTTGCTAGGTACCATTACTGAGCCAGCTGTGCCAGGGTTTGATTTAATCGTGCTGCTAGTGCAAAAAGAAGTAGCTCAGCGGTTATATGCCAAACCGAGTTCTAGAGCATTTGGGGCATTATCAGTGCGGGTGCAGTATCTCGCCAAATGTGAATTGATTTGCGATGTACCTGGGTCGGCATTCTCTCCTCCCCCCAAGGTCGATTCCGCTGTCGTACGGTTACATCCGAGCCTAGCTGAACCACCAGCTTCTGACCCCAGATGCTTGGAGACACTATTGAAACTGGGCTTTGCCAGCAAACGAAAAATGTTGCGCAATAATTTAAAATCTGTAATCGAACGCGATCGCATCACCCAATTGCTGGAACAATTAGAAATAAGCCCTCAAGCCCGAGCCGAAGACCTTAGTGTTGCTCAATGGATAGCCCTAGCGAATCAGATCACCATAAAGAATGCATTCATACTCCCTAAATGCCCCAGCTAA
- the plsY gene encoding glycerol-3-phosphate 1-O-acyltransferase PlsY produces MTPMVLNLTWSGLLVISAYLLGSLPTGYLAGRWLKDIDIREHGSGSTGATNILRTVGKGPAVVVLLIDALKGVAAISLVNGFYTLTDVSLLPETWQPWLVALAAFAAIFGHSKSIWLNFTGGKSVATSIGVILTMSWPVGLGTLGVFAVVLAISRIVSLSSIAGAIAVSLLMYLTKAPLAYELFGLAAGIYIIIRHRSNIQRLLTGTEPQIGKPLSPAVSLETGTD; encoded by the coding sequence ATGACACCAATGGTACTTAACTTAACTTGGAGTGGGCTACTAGTAATCTCAGCCTATTTATTAGGTTCTCTGCCTACTGGTTACCTAGCAGGACGCTGGCTTAAAGATATTGATATTCGCGAGCATGGCTCTGGATCAACCGGTGCCACCAATATATTGAGAACTGTGGGAAAAGGACCAGCAGTGGTGGTATTACTGATTGATGCCTTGAAAGGAGTAGCTGCTATTAGTCTAGTCAATGGCTTTTATACCCTGACAGACGTTTCCCTACTGCCTGAAACCTGGCAACCCTGGTTAGTGGCATTAGCTGCGTTTGCTGCTATCTTTGGTCATAGTAAATCCATTTGGCTAAACTTCACCGGAGGTAAATCTGTTGCAACCAGTATAGGTGTTATCCTCACCATGTCTTGGCCTGTAGGGTTAGGAACCCTAGGTGTATTTGCAGTAGTCTTGGCCATTTCTCGTATCGTCTCTCTCAGTTCCATTGCTGGTGCGATCGCTGTTTCCCTACTGATGTACCTTACCAAAGCTCCTCTTGCCTATGAGTTATTTGGTCTTGCTGCTGGCATATATATCATCATCCGTCACCGCAGTAACATCCAGCGTCTACTTACAGGTACCGAACCCCAAATCGGGAAACCCCTTTCTCCAGCAGTATCCTTAGAGACTGGAACAGACTAA